CCTCGCCCTCACCTACGACGAGTGGGTGGTGGTCGAAGAGGCGGTGTCTCCCGCCAGGGAGATCGAGGTCGCGGTGCTGGGCAACCTCGAGCCGCGGGCGTCGGTGCCCGGCGAGATCGTCCCGGGGGCCGAGTTCTACGACTACGCCGACAAGTACGAGGACGGCGCCGAGGCGCTCATCCCCGCGAACCTCGACGAGGCCGAGACCGCCGAGGTGCAGGCCCTCGCCCTGCGCGCCTACCGGGCCCTGCGCGCCGAGGGCATGGCCCGCGTGGACTTCTTCTACGAGAAGGGCGGACGGGGCTTCCTCCTCAACGAGATCAACACCATCCCGGGCTTCACCCCGATCTCGATGTACCCGAAGCTCTGGCAGGCGTCGGGCCTCCCCTACGACCAGCTCATCGACGAGCTCGTCCGCTTGGCCATCGAGCGCCACGGCCGCCGGCGCCACCGCACCGACCACTAGGAGCGCCGCCGCGGCGCCCCGCCGCGTCGCCCCGCCACGGCGCTGAGGCCCCGTTCTGCCAGCACCGCCCTGTCGTGCAGAACAGCTTCGTGCTGGCGGAACGAGTTGATCGGGCTCAGGCGGGGAGCATCAGGGCCGAGCGGAGGAAGTCGATCAGCTCGGAGCGCCGTCGCACCATGGCCTTCATGCCGGGCTCGATGCCGACCGCCCGCAGCACCTCCACCTCGGTCGCCACGCCGATCACCGTCGAGTAGGCGGACATCAACAACAGGGCGGGGTCGCTCTTGCGCATGTGGCCCGCCGCCATCTCGGCCTCGAGGAACTGGCGGGCGCGCTGCACGAGGGGGTCGAGGGCGTCGACGAGCCGCGTCGACACCGGCGGCCCCAGGCGGCTGACCTCCCGCACGAGGCCGAGCAGCTCCGGTCGCCGCAGCGCCAGCCGGAACACCGAGCGCACCACCGACTCGATGCGGTCGAAGCCGTCACCGGCCCCGGTGAGGGCACCCTCCAGCACCTCGGCCAACTCGATCGCACTCCGGTCGATCACTGCGTCCAACAACGCCGCCTTCGACGGGAAGTAGTAGAGGATCGTCTGCTTCGACACGCCGAGCTCGGCGGCGATGTCGTCGAGGGAGGTCGCCTCGTAGCCCGGGCCGCCGAACGACACGAGCGCCGCCTCCAGGACCCGCTCGCGGGTGTCGGTCGTGCGCGCCACTTACCAGATGGTAGAGAATGGGGCCGTGATCGGGGAGACCGCATGATCCGAGAGGCGTTGAGCGCCAAGCGCATCGCGATCACCGGCTCCACCGGCTTCCTCGGCACCGCCCTCGTGGAGCGCCTGCTCTGGGCGGTGCCCGACTGCGAGCTGGTGCTGCTCATCCGCGCCGGCCGCAGCTCCACGGTCGAACGCCGCGCCGCCCGAGAGCTGTTCAAGAACGATGCTTTCGACCGACTGCGGGAGCAGCACGGCAAGGAGGGGTTCGCCGAGCTGCTCGAGCGCAGGGTGCAGGTCGTGCAGGGCGACGTCAGCAGTGACGGCCTCGGCCTCGACGAGGCGGGCCGCGCCGCGCTGGCCTCCTGCGACATCGTCATCCACTCGGCCGCCACCGTCTCGTTCGACTCCCCCCTCGACGGCGCCGTCGAGGTCAACCTCCTCGGCCCGGTCCGCATCGTCGAGACCCTGCACGACCTCGGCGTGAACCCCCACCTCGTGGCCGTGTCCACCTGCTACGTCGCCGGGTCGCGCCGCGGCGACGCCCCCGAGGAGCTCGTCGACGACAGCCCGTTCTTCGTGGACGTCCCCTGGCGAGCCGAGGTCGACGCCGCCCGCCGCGCCCGCACCGACGCCGAGGCCGAGAGTCGCACGCCCGAGATGCTGGCGAAGTTCGGGAAGATGGCCCGCCAGGAGCTGGGCGCCGCCGGCACCCCGTTGCTGTCGGCCAAGACCGAGCACCAGCGCACCCGCTGGGTCGCCGACCGCATGGCCGAGGCCGGCATCGCCCGGGCCAGCTCGCTCGGTTGGCCCGACGCCTACGCCTACACCAAGGCGCTCGGCGAGCGGGCCCTGGTCGAGTCCCGGGGCGACGTGCCCGTCAGCATCGTGCGCCCCTCGATCATCGAGTCCGCCCTCGCCGAGCCCAAGGCCGGCTGGATCCGCGGCTTCCGCATGGCCGAGCCGGTGATCATCTCGTACGCCCGGGGACTGCTCACCGAGTTCCCCGGCGTGCCCGAGGGGATCATCGACGTCATCCCGGTCGATCTCGTGGTCGGCGCCATCTGCGCCGCCGCGGCCCAGCCGCCGCCGGAGTCGCCCCACGTCATCCAGGTCGCGTCCGGCACGGCCAACCCCCTGCGCTACCGCCAACTGGTGAAGCTGGTCGAGGGCTGGTTCACGGAGCACCCGCTCTACGAGAACGACGGACAGCCCATCGCGGTCCCCGAGTGGGGCTTCCCCGGCCGCGGCAAGGTCGAGGGCCAGCTCAAGCGGGCCAAGAACGTGCTCGAGCGCACCGAGACCGTGCTCTCCGCCCTCCCTCTCCGGGGCAAGCAGGCCGAGTTCAGCGCCAACATCGAGTCCAAGCGCGAAGAGGCCGAGCGGGCCCTCAGCTACGTCGAGCTCTACGGCAAGTACGCAGAGTGCGAGGCCCTCTACGGCGTCGAACGGCTCATGGCGCTCTGGGAGCGGATCGACGACGAGGACCGTGAGCACTTCGCCTTCGACCCCCACGTCATCGACTGGGACTACTTCGTGCCCAACGTCCACCTGCCGTCGGTGGTGGACCAGGCCAGGGTCAAGAGCAACCCCGGCAAGAAGGAAGGCCCGACCCGCGAGGTCCGCCTCCGCGGCCAGATCCTCTCCCCCGACCGGCACATGGCCGCGTTCGACCTCGAGAACACCCTCATCGCCTCGAACGTGGTGGCGTCCTACGCCTGGATCGCCAGCCGCCGCCTGTCCCGCCAGGAGCGGGT
This Acidimicrobiales bacterium DNA region includes the following protein-coding sequences:
- a CDS encoding TetR/AcrR family transcriptional regulator, with the translated sequence MARTTDTRERVLEAALVSFGGPGYEATSLDDIAAELGVSKQTILYYFPSKAALLDAVIDRSAIELAEVLEGALTGAGDGFDRIESVVRSVFRLALRRPELLGLVREVSRLGPPVSTRLVDALDPLVQRARQFLEAEMAAGHMRKSDPALLLMSAYSTVIGVATEVEVLRAVGIEPGMKAMVRRRSELIDFLRSALMLPA
- a CDS encoding HAD-IB family hydrolase, with the translated sequence MIREALSAKRIAITGSTGFLGTALVERLLWAVPDCELVLLIRAGRSSTVERRAARELFKNDAFDRLREQHGKEGFAELLERRVQVVQGDVSSDGLGLDEAGRAALASCDIVIHSAATVSFDSPLDGAVEVNLLGPVRIVETLHDLGVNPHLVAVSTCYVAGSRRGDAPEELVDDSPFFVDVPWRAEVDAARRARTDAEAESRTPEMLAKFGKMARQELGAAGTPLLSAKTEHQRTRWVADRMAEAGIARASSLGWPDAYAYTKALGERALVESRGDVPVSIVRPSIIESALAEPKAGWIRGFRMAEPVIISYARGLLTEFPGVPEGIIDVIPVDLVVGAICAAAAQPPPESPHVIQVASGTANPLRYRQLVKLVEGWFTEHPLYENDGQPIAVPEWGFPGRGKVEGQLKRAKNVLERTETVLSALPLRGKQAEFSANIESKREEAERALSYVELYGKYAECEALYGVERLMALWERIDDEDREHFAFDPHVIDWDYFVPNVHLPSVVDQARVKSNPGKKEGPTREVRLRGQILSPDRHMAAFDLENTLIASNVVASYAWIASRRLSRQERVRFVARTLAEGPRLLSLDRKDRSDFLRYFYRRYEGASVEQLAEDSQEMFSALILSKSFPAAIRRVREHRRLGHRTVLITGALDFVIEPLRPLFDDIVCAELSQKRGKYTGELIDVPPTGETRAQAMASYAAAEGLSLKESVAYADSASDLPMLEAVGFPVAVNPETRLAALARKRGWLVEHFDKAPGGPRPPLPLARRRGATGPGLLESIMNKEPSASSSGAKTGKGRR